The Chryseobacterium indicum genome includes a window with the following:
- a CDS encoding pyruvate decarboxylase yields the protein MRKLITFTTFTLALFAGFSLLKAQKNRENKIKKVLYFNPEVEPDIQEIKEPTNTAFFSAVSDNLSERKNKMLRTETQISFDSIDKQTVWDYCKNNEADFAIVPKVKYFKVGIGKYVFSNQVVVSMKLFDAEGNLITETDYDTYKKNMRLLGSTVNSVKIGTNGAIKEIVKQLKKMKHAAESEL from the coding sequence ATGAGAAAATTAATAACATTTACCACCTTTACTTTAGCTCTTTTTGCAGGTTTTTCTTTATTAAAAGCTCAGAAAAACCGTGAGAACAAGATCAAAAAAGTTTTATATTTCAATCCTGAAGTAGAACCCGACATTCAGGAAATTAAAGAACCTACCAATACCGCATTCTTCAGCGCAGTTTCTGATAATTTAAGCGAAAGAAAAAACAAAATGCTGAGAACGGAAACACAGATTTCTTTCGACAGCATTGATAAACAGACCGTTTGGGATTACTGCAAAAATAACGAAGCCGATTTTGCCATTGTTCCCAAAGTTAAATATTTCAAAGTAGGAATAGGAAAATACGTCTTTTCCAATCAGGTAGTCGTAAGCATGAAACTTTTTGATGCAGAAGGCAACCTGATTACAGAAACAGACTACGACACCTATAAAAAGAACATGAGACTGCTTGGTTCCACCGTAAACTCCGTAAAAATAGGAACCAACGGAGCCATAAAAGAAATTGTAAAGCAGTTAAAAAAAATGAAACACGCCGCTGAATCAGAATTATGA
- the rpsO gene encoding 30S ribosomal protein S15: MYLTTEKKQEIFAKHGKSAQDTGSAEGQIALFTFRINHLSAHLKSNHKDYNTERSLVKLVGKRKSLLDYLKNKDIARYRAIIAELGLRK, encoded by the coding sequence ATGTACTTAACAACAGAAAAAAAGCAGGAAATTTTCGCAAAACACGGAAAATCTGCACAGGACACAGGAAGTGCTGAAGGACAAATTGCACTTTTCACTTTCAGAATTAACCACCTTTCTGCTCATTTAAAGAGCAATCACAAAGATTACAACACAGAAAGATCTTTGGTGAAACTGGTAGGTAAAAGAAAAAGTTTATTAGATTACCTTAAAAATAAAGATATCGCAAGATACAGAGCAATTATTGCTGAATTAGGTTTAAGAAAATAA
- a CDS encoding bacteriocin-like protein: MKNLKKLTRKEQEKINGAAMVQCTKDAHCFIGWCCSYSCVPYACIEP; encoded by the coding sequence ATGAAAAATCTTAAAAAACTCACCAGAAAAGAGCAGGAAAAAATCAACGGAGCCGCTATGGTACAATGTACAAAAGATGCACACTGCTTTATCGGATGGTGTTGTTCCTACAGCTGCGTTCCGTATGCCTGTATTGAACCTTAG